Below is a window of Synechococcales cyanobacterium T60_A2020_003 DNA.
CAATCCAAGACTTGCTGAGGCCGGGTTGCAGGGGTTCAATCCTCTGTGGGGACTTCAGACCTCCCCCCTATCTCGACTGTCTTAACGGTTGCCCTATAAAACAATTTGAAATTGACGGTATTGAAGCATGACACACACAGCATGGGTCTTTCCAGGACAAGGTTCGCAGGCCATTGGCATGGGTGCGGATCTCTACGATTTGCCTGCCGCATCGGACAAATTTGCGATCGCCCAAGACATTTTAGGTTGGTCAGTTCCCGATGTTTGCCAGGATCCAGACGACAAAGTATCCAATACGCTCTACACCCAGCCCTGTTTGTACACCATTGAAAGTATTTTGGTCGATCTCATGCGCGATCGCGCCCCCGCGCCTCAGGTGGTTGCAGGCCATAGCCTTGGGGAGTATGTGGCTCTCTATGCAGCAGGGGTGTTTGATTTTGAATCGGGCTTGCGCTTGGTCAAGCGACGGGCAGAATTAATGAGCAACGCCTCCGATGGCATGATGGCAGCGGTAATTGGGTTTGATCGTGCCCAGTTGGAAGCGTTAATTAGTCAAACGCCTGATGTCGTACTAGCCAATGATAATAATGATGGTCAGGTTGTAATTTCCGGCACGCCAAAGGCAGTGGATACGGTTTTAGAAGCCATCAAGGCAAAGCGGAAGGTCAAGCTGAACGTCAGCGGTGCATTTCACTCGCCATTGATGGCTGGGGCGGCAATCGAGTTCCAGAGCGTTTTAGAAGCGATCGCCTTTCAAGATGCCCAGGTTCCCGTCCTGTCGAACGTTGATCCAACCCCTGCAACCGATGCCTCAACCCTGAAAGAACGTCTAAGCCAACAGATGACAGGGTCAGTGCGCTGGCGCGAAATCTCCCGACGTCTACCGGAAGAAGAAATCGACCACGTCATTGAAGTCGGCCCTGGCAAAGTGCTCACAGGACTGATCAAACGCACAGCCCCATCCCTAGCCTTAGAAAACGTTGGATCCTTGGCAGACATCGATACCCTTTGGCCGACGGTCCAACGCACTCCGGCAAACGATTAAGCTCCCATTCAACACCATCCCTCAAGTCCCCATGACTACGATTGGAACGCTCTACGGTATTGGTGTTGGCCCCGGTGACTCAGAACTCATCACCGTAAAAGGTTTCAAGCGACTCCAGCAAGCACCTGTAGTCGCCTTTCCGGCTGGGCTTCGCGGCAATCTAGGAATAGCCGAGCAGATTATTCAGCCCTGGTTACAACCCCATCAAATTCAGCTTTCCCTTGACTTTCCCTATGTCCAAGATGCAGCAGTGCTTACCCAAGCCTGGAATACTGCTGCGCAGGAGGTTTGGAAGCATTTAAGCCAGGGGAACGATGTCGCTTTTTGCTCAGAAGGGGACGTGAGTTTTTACAGCACGTTTACCTATTTAGCGCAGGCTGTGCAGCAAATTGATCTCAGCGCTAAAATCGAAATCGTGCCCGGAGTTTGCTCTCCCATGGCAGCGGCGGCGGCAGTAGGGATTCCCCTTACGATTCAGTCGCAGCGGCTCACCATTCTCCCCGCACTGTATACGGTTGCAGATTTGGAAACTGCCCTCAACACCTCAGACGTTGTGGTTTTAATGAAGGTAAGCTCGGTGTACGCTCAGGTGTGGTCTATCCTGGAACAGCACGATTTACTCTCCCATAGCTACGTGATTGAGCGAGCCACTTGGTCGAATCAGGTTTGTTATGCCGATTTGAGCGATCGCCCTAATCTGTCTCTCTCCTATTTCTCGCTGATGATTATCCAAATTCCGGGTTCTCGTTAGTCCAGCCTGGGAAAGGGGGCAAACGGCTATCGACCCGAATCTAAGCGTTGAGACTGGAACGATCACCTGATACCCTGAGTCCATACATAAATAGTGCGATCGCTGTTTGTGCCAATACAGCATCACGTTTTACCTATGTCAAAACTGCCCCTACCTGCCATTCCTCCCTCACTACGTGGTACCCTAAGCCAGCCTGCATCAATTGCAATGGCAGCTTCTGTAGGCATCCACGGGCTTTTGTTTGTGCTGCTGCCCATGCTGCCCAGTAACTCGTTTGAACCCAGCGACAACGAGCAGCGCACCGTTGATTTAGTAGAGTTAACACCGGATGAGTTAAGCCGTTTACCCGATTTATCAACGCCAGAAACACCTGATTTCCCCAAGATTCCGGACGTTCAAGCGAACGATCCATCCCGGAACGATTTATTCCGGTCGCCCAGCACTCTGAGTCGAATCCCTCAACTTTCAATTCCCTTCAGCCAACCCTTTTTCCTTCCCCCTTATCCCCCTCCGATCGCAATTCAGCCCTCCGTTCCTCGCAGCATTACGCCATCGGCTCCTCCCACGGCTACACCACCATCCAGCCCCTCTCCGTCACCCACACAAACCCCTCAGCCGCAACAACCCACCCCAAATCTGGGTGAAACGCGCGATTTACCAGAGTTGGCGACCATCGACCCAACCGTGCCGCTAGAGGGAGAATCCATACGTCCTGTCCGTCCTGAAGAGTCTCCAGCCCAACCGTCAGAAACCTTGATGGCAGAGCAAGCCCAACTTCGGGAGTTGTTTACCTTTAATGAGGAAGGCACAACTAATGAGGAGGCAAATATCGCCTACGGAACCTGGTTTCTTGAAGAACTTGGTCAGCAGAGTGGCGAACCGCTGAAAATTCCAATCAAGGCCAGCTACACCATGACCGCCTGCCGCATCCTCGGACGGATTCAGGATGATCCCAAACGTTTAAATGCTATCTATGGCGTTGTCGTAGATCCCGATGGCAGCTTGAAAGGCAACCCTCAACTGGTTCGGAGTTCTGGGTTTAAGTATTTTAATCAACAAGCCTTGGAGGCGATCGCCCAATACGATTTCTCGGCTCCAATCCCTGAAACGGGTGAAGACGACTCACCGGAAGCTACAACTGAAACCGTAGTCACGGCGGAGGGCGATCGCATCTACCTCGTTGATGTGCAGTTTGACTATAGCGAGGAGATTTGCCCGGCTCCCTCCATCCCTGCCGAGGAAGCCCCAACGGGATAGCTAACCTAGCCCCACACGCGCCAATCCTCCCAATCCAGGTTGAAGATTGATGTATTGGGGAAATGGGTTGGGTTGCCAAGTCCTTTTAACCGCCGCTGGAGTTCGCTCAGCTTTGGTTCTGGATAGGGCAGATCATCCACCAACTCGTAGGGCAGAAGGTCATTATCTAAGGCAAAGTCCACCGTAGTTCCTGCTGCGGCCCCCACTGACCACTCAAAGGAATGTACCCGGTATGCGGCGGCAGCGATATGGCTGGTAGCAATACTTTTTCCGGCAATCAAGAAATTATCAATATCTTGCGGAATCATCGCCCGCAGAGGAATTTGGGCGGGGTAGGCTTGACCGTGGGCTTGGCGAGAATCGGGATACTCGATGTTACCGGGGGCTTCCGGCGGCGCAAAGGTCATGCAGGGGTGAAAATCAATGGCATACTGGGCGATGCCTACTGAATCAGGATAGATTGTCGATCGCGTCCGTTTTGGGATCTGGTCTGTTGGAATATTATTGCGAATGGCAGCGGTGGTTTCCAATCCCGCGAGGGCAATCCAGAGGGCGCGATAGGTAGAATCTGATAGATTTTCTTTGTAAAACGGCTCCCGATAGTCGATCTTCGAAATATCGATTTCATTGACGCTGAAACCGTCGGGATAGGCGTAGGAAGGGCGACCAATGATGCGGCGAGCTTCGCGCATGTAGGGGTACTTGGACAGTCCGTGTGCCGTACCCATTGGCGAATCAAATCCCGACAGGAACCGCTGATTCGGGTGAGGTTGCTTCACTCCATCACCAAGCTGAGAATCGGTTGTGCCCTCGACCAGCCAGTAGTAGAACCCCAGCGCATTCTCTTCACCCCGTCGGAGGGTTTCGACCCGTAGTCCTCCGAGCCACCCATCGGGGTCGAGTTGCCCGGATTGCTGCAGTTGGTCACGGGTATAAATGAGGTTGTCTTCCGCCGTACCGGGACGGTAATCGTTGCCCCATGTCCAGTTCTGCATTGAAATATCGCCTGCTTGCGGCGTAACAATGCCAAAGCGGGGATCTATCGGGCGATCGCCCGTTTCCGGTGCCCAAATCCGTCGGTAGGTAAAGACCAGATCAAAGTTGGCTTTGTCTAGTGTTTCGTAGCTGTAGTAGGGTTCGTAGATGGGATAGAACCCCGGCATCACCTGGGGTTGGGGATTTTCGATCTGCTCCATCGCAAAGGTGTAGGTGAAGCCCTGGGTGCAGTAGGGATCGCCCGTTTCGCTGGCGGAGGAAGGATTCACGACCGATCGCGGATCGAGGCCTAAGCGGTACGGCACATCGGCTAAGGCAATTAGTTCCCCGGTTTCAGTCGCGTCAATCACGTACCAGTCTGCCGGGGCATCGGTTTCACGCTCCGGAGGTACAAACTGAATGATAGTTTTGGTGAAGCGCTCGGAATCGTCGTAGCGGTAGGCATCTTCGAGCGTGGCGGATAGGGGTTCGGTGTTGAGCGGTGGCGCGTTGGGGGCTGGCGTGTGCTGAATGGCGATCGCCCCTTCAATCTGCCGACCATCCTCCCGCAGATCTAGAGACTTGATCACCGTGGAGGGAAACCGTTTCAGGGTGCCATCCCCGGCATCCTCGGCCTCTGCGAGCATTTCGACCAAGATTTCATGGGCATCGGCAGGAATAAAGCAGGACGCACTCACCCAGCAGTCTCCTGGATTGAGGCGATCGTAGTGTTCCGCAATGCGCGATCGCAGTTCGTTATAGCCAGCAGGGTAAAACAGGAGCGATCGCTGGCGACTGGCCTCATCTAGGGCAGACGTGCCTTGGGAGGAAATTTGCCCACCCAACCAGTCCGTAATATCGGTCATGCAAACGGTGCGACCTGCCCGCAACGCTTCGTAGGCAGTGGCGACTCCGGCCAGTCCTCCCCCGGCAATCAACAGTTCACACTCGACGGTTTCATCGGGAACGACGGCGGAATGGGAGGATTCTGGACTAGGAGATTGGGCGATCGCGCCGATGGTCAGTAGGGGCGTAATCGGCAGGCTCAATCCCAGCGTGAGTGCGGTAACTGAGCGAATGAAGGTAGCAGATGGGTACATGGGACAGCAATCAGGACAGCAATCAACAGGTTACAAGGTTTTGATATCCGATCTAATGAATCAAGGGTTGATCTGATGTAGGTAAGGGCTATGTTTAGGGTTCATCTGGGAGAAAAGACGAAGTCTAGA
It encodes the following:
- the fabD gene encoding ACP S-malonyltransferase, which codes for MTHTAWVFPGQGSQAIGMGADLYDLPAASDKFAIAQDILGWSVPDVCQDPDDKVSNTLYTQPCLYTIESILVDLMRDRAPAPQVVAGHSLGEYVALYAAGVFDFESGLRLVKRRAELMSNASDGMMAAVIGFDRAQLEALISQTPDVVLANDNNDGQVVISGTPKAVDTVLEAIKAKRKVKLNVSGAFHSPLMAGAAIEFQSVLEAIAFQDAQVPVLSNVDPTPATDASTLKERLSQQMTGSVRWREISRRLPEEEIDHVIEVGPGKVLTGLIKRTAPSLALENVGSLADIDTLWPTVQRTPAND
- a CDS encoding precorrin-2 C(20)-methyltransferase: MTTIGTLYGIGVGPGDSELITVKGFKRLQQAPVVAFPAGLRGNLGIAEQIIQPWLQPHQIQLSLDFPYVQDAAVLTQAWNTAAQEVWKHLSQGNDVAFCSEGDVSFYSTFTYLAQAVQQIDLSAKIEIVPGVCSPMAAAAAVGIPLTIQSQRLTILPALYTVADLETALNTSDVVVLMKVSSVYAQVWSILEQHDLLSHSYVIERATWSNQVCYADLSDRPNLSLSYFSLMIIQIPGSR
- a CDS encoding energy transducer TonB, coding for MAASVGIHGLLFVLLPMLPSNSFEPSDNEQRTVDLVELTPDELSRLPDLSTPETPDFPKIPDVQANDPSRNDLFRSPSTLSRIPQLSIPFSQPFFLPPYPPPIAIQPSVPRSITPSAPPTATPPSSPSPSPTQTPQPQQPTPNLGETRDLPELATIDPTVPLEGESIRPVRPEESPAQPSETLMAEQAQLRELFTFNEEGTTNEEANIAYGTWFLEELGQQSGEPLKIPIKASYTMTACRILGRIQDDPKRLNAIYGVVVDPDGSLKGNPQLVRSSGFKYFNQQALEAIAQYDFSAPIPETGEDDSPEATTETVVTAEGDRIYLVDVQFDYSEEICPAPSIPAEEAPTG
- a CDS encoding FAD-dependent oxidoreductase, which gives rise to MYPSATFIRSVTALTLGLSLPITPLLTIGAIAQSPSPESSHSAVVPDETVECELLIAGGGLAGVATAYEALRAGRTVCMTDITDWLGGQISSQGTSALDEASRQRSLLFYPAGYNELRSRIAEHYDRLNPGDCWVSASCFIPADAHEILVEMLAEAEDAGDGTLKRFPSTVIKSLDLREDGRQIEGAIAIQHTPAPNAPPLNTEPLSATLEDAYRYDDSERFTKTIIQFVPPERETDAPADWYVIDATETGELIALADVPYRLGLDPRSVVNPSSASETGDPYCTQGFTYTFAMEQIENPQPQVMPGFYPIYEPYYSYETLDKANFDLVFTYRRIWAPETGDRPIDPRFGIVTPQAGDISMQNWTWGNDYRPGTAEDNLIYTRDQLQQSGQLDPDGWLGGLRVETLRRGEENALGFYYWLVEGTTDSQLGDGVKQPHPNQRFLSGFDSPMGTAHGLSKYPYMREARRIIGRPSYAYPDGFSVNEIDISKIDYREPFYKENLSDSTYRALWIALAGLETTAAIRNNIPTDQIPKRTRSTIYPDSVGIAQYAIDFHPCMTFAPPEAPGNIEYPDSRQAHGQAYPAQIPLRAMIPQDIDNFLIAGKSIATSHIAAAAYRVHSFEWSVGAAAGTTVDFALDNDLLPYELVDDLPYPEPKLSELQRRLKGLGNPTHFPNTSIFNLDWEDWRVWG